A region of Nitrospinota bacterium DNA encodes the following proteins:
- a CDS encoding KpsF/GutQ family sugar-phosphate isomerase yields MESGIRELAINAALKVASEEARALDGLAEVIRSQAFASALSLCHNCRGALFILGMGKSGLVGQKMAATLTSTGTPSIYIHAGDALHGDLGAIRPGDVAILISKSGETREVLDAAPFLKKQGNPIIAITNDPASSLAKAASVTLLMGVESEACPLNLAPMTSTTVTMALGDALASALIVSKGFKPENFAQFHPGGKLGWMLTARVGDLLSKDKNPVCSAEDTLRNAVVKLVECRLGGVNIVDGGGRLLGVLTDGDIKRLILKADDGLLNRPVKEFMKTGPVTVKHSATAAEALDLMENRETQISVLPVVDDDNRPVGLLRLHDVIKSHL; encoded by the coding sequence ATGGAATCCGGCATTCGAGAGTTGGCGATAAACGCGGCCTTAAAAGTGGCCAGCGAGGAAGCCCGCGCGCTGGACGGGCTGGCGGAGGTCATCCGCTCGCAAGCTTTCGCCTCGGCGCTATCCCTTTGCCATAACTGCCGGGGCGCGCTGTTTATCCTGGGCATGGGCAAGTCGGGCCTGGTGGGGCAGAAAATGGCCGCCACCCTTACTTCCACCGGAACGCCTTCCATTTACATCCACGCCGGGGACGCGTTGCATGGAGACCTGGGCGCCATCCGCCCCGGCGACGTGGCCATACTCATATCTAAAAGCGGCGAGACCCGCGAAGTGCTGGACGCGGCGCCATTTCTGAAAAAACAGGGCAACCCTATTATCGCCATCACCAACGACCCCGCTTCCAGCCTGGCCAAGGCCGCCAGCGTGACTCTTCTGATGGGGGTGGAGTCGGAAGCGTGTCCGTTGAACCTTGCGCCCATGACCTCTACAACCGTAACCATGGCGCTGGGGGACGCGCTGGCGTCGGCGCTTATCGTGTCTAAAGGATTCAAGCCGGAGAATTTCGCCCAGTTTCATCCCGGCGGCAAACTTGGCTGGATGCTCACCGCCAGGGTGGGCGATTTGTTATCCAAGGACAAGAACCCCGTTTGTTCCGCCGAAGACACGTTGCGCAACGCCGTGGTGAAACTGGTGGAGTGCCGGTTGGGCGGCGTGAACATAGTGGACGGCGGCGGCAGACTGCTGGGAGTGCTTACCGACGGGGATATTAAACGGCTCATATTGAAAGCCGATGACGGGTTGCTGAACAGGCCGGTGAAAGAGTTCATGAAAACCGGGCCGGTAACGGTGAAACATTCCGCCACCGCCGCCGAGGCGCTGGACCTTATGGAAAACCGGGAGACGCAGATATCCGTTCTGCCCGTGGTGGACGACGACAACCGCCCCGTGGGGCTACTGCGCCTCCACGACGTGATAAAGAGCCACCTTTAA
- a CDS encoding MoaD/ThiS family protein, whose protein sequence is MAQVKIRIPTPLQKLTGGLGEVTGDGGNIKEVFEGLESKYPGFKERLYDDKGALRRFINIYVNEEDIRFLDGETTALKDGDDISVIPAIAGGAA, encoded by the coding sequence ATGGCGCAAGTTAAAATCCGCATTCCCACCCCGTTGCAAAAGCTTACCGGCGGTTTGGGTGAGGTTACTGGCGATGGCGGCAATATAAAGGAAGTTTTCGAGGGGCTGGAGTCCAAATACCCCGGTTTCAAGGAACGTCTTTATGACGATAAAGGCGCCCTTCGCCGTTTCATAAACATCTATGTAAATGAAGAGGACATCCGTTTTCTGGATGGCGAGACCACGGCGTTGAAAGACGGGGACGACATTTCGGTGATCCCCGCCATCGCCGGCGGCGCGGCCTGA
- a CDS encoding ABC transporter ATP-binding protein, whose product MSNLLSVENLRVRFDTPHGPAWAVDDVSFSMSAGETLGIVGESGCGKTITALSILRLAPSSATIAGGRVMFEGRDLLALSNEEIRDVRGRKIAMIFQEPMTALNPVFTIGNQIAEGILAHFPITKKEAWDKAVEMLAKVGIPSPERRVGEYPHQLSGGMRQRAMIAMALAMDPSLLIADEPTTALDVTIQAQILELLLDLKNQFGMSMILITHDLGVVAQTCDDVVVMYAGKVAESAPVKSIFANPKHPYTQGLLDSVASRKSAPGDKLREIKGTVPSLMEMPTGCPFHPRCPKAMSVCREKMPELKEVGAGQKTACWLY is encoded by the coding sequence ATGTCTAATCTTCTTTCCGTGGAAAACCTCCGGGTCCGGTTCGACACGCCCCATGGGCCAGCGTGGGCCGTGGACGACGTGTCGTTCTCCATGTCCGCCGGGGAAACCCTCGGAATAGTGGGGGAGTCTGGTTGCGGCAAAACCATCACCGCCCTGTCCATCCTGCGGCTGGCGCCTTCATCGGCCACCATCGCCGGGGGAAGGGTGATGTTCGAGGGGCGCGACCTGCTGGCGCTCAGCAACGAAGAAATACGCGATGTTCGCGGGCGAAAAATCGCCATGATATTCCAGGAGCCCATGACCGCTCTAAACCCGGTGTTCACCATCGGCAACCAGATAGCCGAAGGCATCCTGGCCCATTTCCCAATCACTAAAAAAGAAGCATGGGACAAGGCGGTGGAAATGCTGGCAAAAGTGGGCATCCCCTCGCCGGAACGGCGGGTGGGCGAATATCCCCACCAGCTCTCCGGCGGCATGCGCCAAAGGGCCATGATAGCCATGGCGCTGGCGATGGATCCTTCGCTACTCATCGCCGACGAGCCCACCACGGCGCTGGACGTTACCATCCAGGCGCAGATACTGGAGCTTTTGCTGGACCTGAAAAACCAGTTCGGCATGTCCATGATTTTGATCACCCACGACCTGGGGGTGGTGGCGCAAACCTGCGATGACGTGGTGGTGATGTACGCCGGGAAAGTGGCCGAATCGGCCCCGGTGAAATCCATCTTTGCCAATCCGAAACATCCTTACACCCAGGGCCTGCTGGATTCAGTGGCTAGCCGGAAATCCGCGCCAGGCGACAAGTTGCGCGAGATTAAAGGCACGGTGCCAAGCCTTATGGAGATGCCCACAGGATGCCCGTTCCACCCGCGTTGCCCCAAGGCCATGAGCGTATGCCGGGAGAAGATGCCGGAATTAAAAGAAGTGGGCGCCGGTCAAAAAACCGCCTGTTGGCTGTATTAG
- the moeB gene encoding molybdopterin-synthase adenylyltransferase MoeB: MINFTEEQIYRYSRHIILPEVGGVGQQKLLGARVLCLGAGGLGSPALMYLAAAGIGKIGVVDFDKVDYSNLQRQVIHNTSTVGVLKVESARTFINKLNPDVDVVAINERLSSANVFDIFNEYDIVVDGCDNFPTRYLVNDACVMLDKVNVHGSIFRFDGQVTVFKPKEGPCYRCLYPEPPPPGMVPSCQEAGVLGVLPGVVGSLQAMEVIKVVLGKGKPLIGELMLYNALNSEFRKLKIRRDVNCPICGDKPTITGLIDYEQFCGIPAAGGH, encoded by the coding sequence ATGATCAACTTCACTGAAGAGCAGATATACAGGTATAGCCGCCATATAATCCTTCCCGAGGTGGGCGGGGTTGGCCAGCAGAAGCTGTTGGGCGCCAGGGTTCTTTGCCTGGGGGCGGGCGGCCTGGGGTCTCCGGCGCTTATGTACCTGGCGGCGGCGGGCATCGGCAAAATCGGGGTGGTGGATTTTGACAAGGTGGATTATTCCAACCTTCAGCGTCAGGTAATCCACAACACCTCTACGGTGGGCGTGTTGAAGGTGGAGTCCGCCCGGACGTTCATCAACAAGCTAAACCCCGACGTGGACGTGGTGGCCATTAACGAGCGGTTGTCCTCCGCCAACGTGTTCGACATTTTCAATGAATACGACATCGTGGTGGACGGGTGCGACAACTTCCCCACCCGCTACCTGGTAAACGACGCCTGCGTGATGCTCGACAAGGTGAACGTGCATGGCTCCATATTCCGGTTTGACGGGCAGGTGACGGTTTTCAAGCCGAAAGAGGGCCCTTGCTACCGCTGTTTATATCCGGAGCCTCCGCCCCCCGGCATGGTTCCGTCGTGCCAGGAAGCCGGAGTGCTGGGAGTGCTTCCCGGCGTGGTGGGCTCTTTACAGGCCATGGAAGTGATAAAAGTTGTGTTGGGCAAGGGCAAACCGCTAATCGGCGAGCTGATGCTGTACAACGCGTTAAACTCCGAGTTCCGCAAGCTGAAGATAAGGCGGGACGTGAACTGCCCTATTTGCGGTGACAAGCCGACCATTACCGGGCTTATTGATTACGAGCAGTTCTGCGGCATACCCGCGGCTGGAGGCCATTAA
- a CDS encoding cysteine synthase family protein, which translates to MSKLVSTAFVKVEDLTTEILRKIGNTPLIPLRNIAKYENLPAGVEIYAKAEWYNAGGSVKARPALRMIEEGEQSGKLRPGMTILDSTSGNTGVAYALIGLVKGYHVKLVMPANVCNERKHLMASAYKAEIVFSDPLLSSDGAILKCREIFKEDPGHYFWPDQYNNPANWRAHFFTTAEEIWTQTDGKVTHFLAGIGTSGTVMGTSRGLKNKSQGVKCYAIEPAESLHGIEGLKHMSTSIVPGIYNEAELDGKLAVKTDDAYDMVNRLKDEEGLLVGTSSGAAVRGAVTLAKTLTNGVVVTVLPDSCECDVTHGVFCDKEE; encoded by the coding sequence ATGTCAAAACTGGTTTCCACCGCCTTTGTGAAGGTGGAGGATCTTACCACCGAGATACTGAGGAAAATCGGTAACACTCCCCTTATCCCGCTACGGAACATCGCCAAATACGAGAACCTGCCCGCTGGCGTGGAGATTTACGCCAAAGCGGAATGGTACAACGCTGGCGGATCGGTGAAGGCCCGCCCCGCCCTGCGTATGATAGAAGAAGGGGAGCAAAGCGGAAAGCTCCGCCCGGGCATGACCATTCTGGATTCCACCTCCGGCAACACCGGCGTGGCCTACGCGCTTATCGGGCTGGTTAAAGGCTACCATGTGAAGCTTGTGATGCCTGCCAACGTTTGCAATGAAAGAAAGCACCTGATGGCCAGCGCCTACAAGGCGGAGATAGTTTTTTCAGACCCCCTGTTAAGCTCCGACGGCGCCATTCTAAAATGCCGCGAGATTTTCAAGGAAGACCCCGGCCATTATTTCTGGCCAGACCAATACAACAACCCGGCCAACTGGCGCGCCCACTTTTTCACCACAGCCGAGGAGATATGGACGCAAACGGACGGGAAGGTAACCCATTTCCTGGCGGGCATTGGCACGTCGGGCACGGTTATGGGCACGTCGAGGGGTTTGAAGAACAAAAGCCAGGGCGTTAAATGCTACGCCATCGAGCCAGCCGAATCCCTGCACGGCATCGAAGGGTTGAAACACATGTCCACCTCCATCGTCCCCGGGATATACAACGAGGCGGAGCTGGACGGCAAGCTGGCGGTGAAAACCGACGACGCTTACGATATGGTGAACCGGCTGAAAGATGAAGAGGGCCTGCTGGTGGGCACCAGCTCCGGCGCGGCGGTAAGGGGCGCGGTGACGCTGGCCAAAACATTGACAAACGGCGTGGTGGTCACGGTGCTTCCCGACTCTTGCGAGTGCGACGTAACCCACGGGGTTTTCTGCGACAAGGAAGAATAA
- the gmd gene encoding GDP-mannose 4,6-dehydratase, producing MKKALITGITGQDGSYLAELLLEKGYEVHGIVRRSSSFNRERIEHLHKDHHLKDNKIFLHYGDMTDTLSINRLMEMIKPDEVYNLAAQSHVAVSFETPEYTGGADALGALRILDAIRALNLTWKTRFYQASTSEMFGKVQEVPQKETTPFYPRSPYGAAKLYAHWITVNYREAYNIFGCSGILFNHESPRRGENFVTRKITLSLANILKGTQDKLYLGNLSAKRDWGYAKDFVEGMWLMLQQEKADDFVLSTGEQYSVRQFVEASFGLVGIDIKWKGEGQEEKGYDDKTGRVYVEVDQAYFRPAEVETLLGDSSKARRVLGWEPKTTFHQLVRMMVESDLRRAGLDPARHIKG from the coding sequence ATGAAAAAAGCTTTAATAACGGGCATCACAGGCCAGGACGGCTCTTACCTGGCGGAGCTGTTGTTGGAAAAAGGGTATGAAGTGCACGGCATCGTGCGCCGCTCATCCAGCTTCAACCGGGAGCGGATAGAGCATCTGCACAAAGACCATCACCTGAAAGATAACAAGATATTCCTCCATTACGGCGACATGACAGACACCCTGAGCATCAACCGCCTGATGGAGATGATAAAACCGGACGAGGTGTACAACCTGGCCGCCCAAAGCCACGTGGCGGTGAGCTTTGAGACCCCCGAATATACCGGCGGGGCGGACGCGCTGGGGGCCTTGAGGATACTGGACGCCATCCGCGCCTTAAACCTCACCTGGAAAACCCGGTTTTACCAGGCCTCTACCAGCGAGATGTTCGGCAAGGTGCAGGAGGTTCCGCAGAAAGAGACCACCCCCTTCTACCCGAGAAGCCCGTACGGGGCCGCGAAACTTTACGCCCACTGGATAACCGTTAACTACCGGGAGGCGTACAACATTTTCGGTTGCTCGGGCATCCTGTTCAACCACGAGTCGCCCCGGCGCGGCGAGAACTTCGTGACGCGCAAGATAACCCTGTCGCTGGCCAACATCCTCAAGGGGACGCAGGACAAGCTTTATCTGGGCAACCTTTCCGCCAAACGCGACTGGGGTTACGCCAAGGATTTCGTGGAAGGCATGTGGCTTATGCTCCAACAGGAAAAGGCGGACGATTTCGTGCTGTCCACCGGCGAGCAGTACAGCGTGCGGCAATTCGTGGAGGCCTCTTTTGGCCTTGTGGGCATAGACATAAAGTGGAAAGGCGAAGGCCAGGAAGAAAAGGGTTACGACGATAAGACCGGCAGGGTTTACGTGGAGGTGGACCAGGCTTACTTCCGCCCCGCCGAGGTGGAAACGTTGCTGGGCGACTCTTCCAAGGCCCGCAGGGTTCTTGGGTGGGAACCGAAAACCACTTTCCACCAACTGGTGCGGATGATGGTGGAGTCGGATTTGCGCCGGGCGGGTCTTGATCCGGCCAGGCATATCAAAGGCTGA
- a CDS encoding threonine synthase → MSFASGLRCRECGREYPKEPIHVCEFCFGPLEVRYDYEGIKRVLTRKEIESRPANMWRYRELIPIDKDPVVGLQNGFTPLVRAKNLGAVLGLNNLYIKNDSVCHPTLSFKDRVVAAAVNKAREFGYDTVACASTGNLANSVAAHAASAGMRSYIFIPHDLETGKILGTSIYEPTLVGIKGSYDDVNRFCSELAAVFKWAFVNINIRPFYGDGSKTYGYEIAEQLGWRAPDNVIVPVAGSSLITKIYKAFKEFEMLGLIGPVKTKVFAAQATGCNPVTGAIKAGRTDFKPVKPNTIAKSIAIGNPADGFYGIKVVKETGGWGEDVTDDEIIAGMRLLARTEGIFTETAGGVTVAVTKKLAEQGRFGKDDVTVISITGQGLKTMESLDGHLAKPVVIEPKLSAFEELQKSL, encoded by the coding sequence ATGAGTTTTGCCTCTGGTTTACGGTGCCGTGAATGCGGCAGGGAATATCCCAAAGAACCCATCCACGTTTGTGAGTTTTGTTTTGGCCCCCTTGAGGTGCGGTACGACTATGAGGGCATAAAGCGGGTACTCACCCGAAAAGAGATAGAATCCCGTCCCGCCAACATGTGGCGGTACCGGGAGCTCATCCCCATAGACAAAGACCCAGTGGTGGGCTTGCAGAACGGCTTCACCCCTTTAGTGCGGGCCAAGAACCTGGGCGCTGTACTGGGGTTAAACAACCTTTATATAAAGAACGACTCGGTTTGCCACCCCACCCTGAGTTTTAAAGACCGGGTGGTGGCCGCCGCCGTGAACAAGGCCAGGGAGTTCGGTTACGACACCGTGGCCTGCGCCTCCACTGGCAACCTGGCCAACTCCGTGGCGGCCCACGCCGCTTCCGCCGGGATGAGGAGCTATATTTTCATCCCGCACGATTTGGAGACGGGCAAGATATTGGGCACGTCCATATATGAGCCCACCCTTGTGGGCATCAAAGGCTCTTACGACGACGTGAACCGGTTCTGCTCCGAGCTGGCGGCGGTGTTCAAATGGGCTTTTGTGAACATCAACATCCGCCCGTTCTATGGAGACGGCTCCAAGACCTACGGATACGAGATAGCCGAGCAGTTGGGTTGGCGCGCTCCGGACAACGTTATCGTTCCCGTGGCGGGCTCCAGCCTGATAACGAAAATATACAAGGCGTTCAAGGAATTCGAGATGCTGGGGCTTATCGGCCCCGTGAAAACCAAAGTGTTCGCCGCCCAGGCCACCGGGTGCAATCCTGTGACCGGCGCCATAAAAGCGGGGCGGACAGACTTCAAGCCGGTAAAACCCAATACCATCGCCAAATCCATAGCCATCGGCAATCCCGCCGACGGGTTTTACGGGATAAAGGTGGTCAAGGAAACCGGCGGTTGGGGCGAGGATGTGACCGACGACGAGATAATCGCCGGGATGAGGCTTTTGGCCCGCACCGAAGGGATTTTCACGGAGACCGCCGGTGGTGTAACCGTGGCTGTAACCAAAAAGCTGGCCGAGCAGGGCCGGTTCGGGAAAGACGACGTGACGGTGATCTCCATCACGGGGCAAGGGTTGAAGACCATGGAGTCGCTTGACGGGCATCTTGCCAAGCCAGTGGTAATAGAGCCGAAGCTTTCGGCTTTTGAGGAATTACAAAAATCTTTATAG
- a CDS encoding DsrE family protein, protein MKNVLVVVSSAPSPAVSEKLRMAVGLTLEDGNNVSVLMIDDGVYAGLGHDRSKTGVEIDKHLAMLELMKKDIYAHQPSCGQRNVKLSRFGVKLVDGEGLKDLLSAAGAILT, encoded by the coding sequence ATGAAAAACGTTTTGGTGGTTGTTTCGTCCGCCCCGTCGCCCGCCGTTTCCGAGAAACTGCGTATGGCCGTGGGCCTGACCCTGGAAGACGGGAACAACGTTTCGGTGTTGATGATAGACGATGGCGTTTACGCCGGGCTGGGGCATGACCGGTCCAAGACCGGCGTGGAGATAGACAAGCATCTTGCGATGCTGGAGTTGATGAAAAAAGATATTTACGCCCACCAGCCTTCCTGCGGCCAGCGGAACGTCAAGCTTTCGCGGTTCGGGGTGAAACTGGTGGACGGCGAGGGGCTAAAAGACCTGCTATCGGCGGCTGGCGCCATATTGACCTGA
- a CDS encoding DsrE family protein encodes MRLALVLHTGPDSLNTGTVINLARAARERGDEVTVFIMTAGVLNLAREDFTSLIQGGTQITVCEHNRGQFKAPEGVAGVNYGSQYDLAGYTHDFDRVVSFS; translated from the coding sequence ATGCGTCTGGCTTTGGTTCTGCACACGGGTCCCGACAGCCTTAACACAGGCACGGTGATTAACCTGGCCCGCGCCGCCCGGGAACGGGGCGATGAGGTGACGGTTTTCATCATGACCGCCGGGGTTTTAAACCTGGCGCGGGAGGATTTCACCTCGCTGATACAGGGTGGGACGCAGATAACCGTGTGTGAACACAACCGGGGCCAGTTCAAAGCTCCCGAGGGGGTGGCCGGGGTGAACTACGGCAGTCAGTACGACCTGGCCGGGTACACCCATGATTTCGACCGGGTGGTGAGTTTCTCATGA
- a CDS encoding flagellar hook-length control protein FliK has translation MTDLLSMVTPSASQATESNRSVTDTTFQEVFNSIQDTTTEMAAKSTGPGTKKNSDNSNKSATSEPAANTESSSNNVTDSGREDSSYESASVSSNETAQADSESSSSADSTSALVAAKAAELAATDPYAYQQMLSSLDNMSMKDLFTALGMSAEEINSLSEKIDLTAPVSEEMKTALVSGDAAKIASALTTLTELPVAETIAVSSNEQVSQAASDASQKNSEVSRTDYSAAKSSDSTTENKTAVAQEPASQESSLSNSSADNSGSQSSLNANSQNAAPAATLNTKTENLVVAQGIETANAAQAAQTASPNAQAEAAKPNLTVVNSKSAVDGASTAGSTNSATAKGDSAATQTRATTESTRQLLERSVMSQIVDKARIIVRPNGTSNMTMRMDPPNLGKVDMRLEVTDNSVKAVFVAESREVKSIIESNLENLKTSLNQSGIKVDEISVTTADDRGFQFRNENQAQNAGSGNTRRQGNGRGGFSDAGHEGDAPESNGHAALRHNGILDVVA, from the coding sequence ATGACCGACTTACTGAGCATGGTCACACCCAGCGCCTCGCAGGCCACCGAAAGTAACCGGTCTGTGACGGACACCACGTTCCAGGAGGTGTTCAATTCCATCCAGGACACCACCACCGAGATGGCCGCCAAGTCCACCGGGCCGGGAACGAAAAAAAATAGCGATAACTCCAATAAAAGCGCCACCAGCGAACCGGCGGCCAACACTGAAAGCTCCAGCAATAACGTAACTGATTCTGGCCGGGAAGATTCTTCTTACGAGTCCGCCAGCGTATCTTCGAATGAAACAGCGCAGGCCGACAGCGAAAGTTCCTCCAGCGCCGATTCCACTTCAGCCCTTGTGGCCGCCAAGGCGGCGGAACTGGCCGCCACCGACCCCTATGCCTATCAGCAGATGCTGTCCAGCCTGGACAACATGAGCATGAAAGACCTGTTCACCGCCCTGGGGATGAGCGCCGAAGAGATCAACTCGTTATCTGAAAAAATAGATCTCACCGCCCCGGTCTCCGAAGAAATGAAAACCGCCCTCGTCTCGGGGGACGCGGCTAAAATAGCTTCCGCGCTGACCACGCTAACCGAACTGCCCGTCGCCGAAACCATCGCGGTTTCCTCCAATGAGCAGGTATCGCAGGCGGCTTCGGACGCCTCGCAGAAAAACTCGGAAGTTTCCAGGACGGATTACAGCGCCGCCAAATCCAGCGACTCCACCACTGAAAACAAAACTGCCGTGGCGCAGGAACCGGCTTCCCAGGAATCCTCGCTTTCCAATTCCAGCGCGGACAATAGCGGCTCCCAGTCTTCCCTGAACGCTAATAGCCAGAACGCCGCCCCGGCGGCCACGCTGAATACAAAAACGGAAAACCTTGTGGTGGCCCAGGGCATAGAAACCGCCAATGCCGCCCAGGCGGCCCAAACCGCCAGCCCTAATGCCCAGGCGGAAGCGGCCAAGCCGAACCTGACGGTGGTCAACTCCAAATCCGCCGTGGACGGGGCTTCCACCGCCGGATCCACCAACAGCGCCACCGCTAAAGGCGACAGCGCCGCCACCCAGACCCGCGCCACCACCGAGTCCACCCGCCAACTGCTGGAACGGTCGGTGATGAGCCAGATAGTGGACAAAGCCAGGATAATCGTGCGGCCCAACGGAACTTCCAACATGACCATGCGGATGGACCCGCCCAACCTTGGCAAGGTGGACATGCGCCTGGAAGTGACCGACAACAGCGTAAAAGCCGTGTTCGTGGCCGAAAGCCGCGAGGTTAAAAGCATCATAGAAAGCAATCTGGAAAACCTGAAAACCTCGCTTAACCAGAGCGGCATAAAGGTGGACGAAATATCCGTTACCACCGCCGACGACCGGGGTTTCCAGTTCCGTAACGAAAACCAGGCCCAGAACGCCGGTTCCGGTAACACCAGAAGGCAGGGCAATGGCAGGGGAGGGTTTAGCGACGCCGGTCACGAAGGTGACGCGCCCGAGTCCAACGGGCATGCCGCCCTCCGGCACAACGGCATTCTGGATGTTGTAGCGTAA
- a CDS encoding Rrf2 family transcriptional regulator, whose product MRISTKGHYAVQAMVDMAMQGALAPVSLSVIAERQDLSQNYLEQLFVKLRKADLVKSVRGPGGGYMLVRHPEAISIGDIFSAVEENLVLTDCVDQHGAPHSSCSKSSECRTQALWSRLGQHFNELLYSITLADVLKGEFDFSAVSSSRHTV is encoded by the coding sequence ATGAGAATATCAACAAAAGGGCATTACGCCGTGCAGGCCATGGTGGACATGGCCATGCAAGGGGCGCTGGCGCCTGTGTCGCTTTCAGTGATAGCCGAGCGGCAGGACCTTTCGCAGAACTATCTTGAACAGCTTTTCGTGAAACTGAGGAAGGCGGACCTGGTGAAATCCGTGCGCGGCCCGGGTGGTGGATACATGCTGGTGCGCCATCCCGAGGCCATTTCCATAGGTGATATATTCTCGGCGGTGGAGGAGAACCTTGTTCTCACCGATTGTGTGGACCAGCATGGCGCGCCCCATTCCAGCTGTTCCAAATCATCCGAGTGCAGGACGCAAGCCCTATGGTCTCGCCTGGGCCAGCATTTCAACGAGTTGCTATATTCCATCACCCTGGCTGATGTGCTCAAGGGTGAGTTCGACTTTTCGGCGGTTTCTTCCTCCCGCCATACGGTTTAG
- a CDS encoding YdcF family protein gives MKFLLRIWSFTLYTLAVTGLIGIVNLLGVMFGANKFIFASLPTAPYSNKCQYILLLPGGGIPSPAMLMRAYVAAREYRKNPQSKVVISLVAGPQLEKSTIWDIRNELIFRGVPADSIILETKARNTYEHAKFIKESTIGNFEKDSYLIVTSPTHMPRSVMTFRSAGFKNIYAVTSKAVGDKEFLGEWTYIRYDFWAALSTQVELFRELFAIGFYKVTGRA, from the coding sequence ATGAAGTTTCTATTGCGAATATGGTCTTTCACCCTCTACACCCTGGCGGTGACAGGTTTGATAGGCATCGTAAACCTGCTGGGCGTCATGTTCGGCGCCAACAAGTTTATTTTCGCATCGCTCCCAACCGCGCCTTACTCGAACAAATGCCAGTACATACTGCTTCTGCCCGGCGGCGGAATACCCAGCCCGGCCATGCTCATGCGGGCCTATGTGGCGGCGAGGGAATACAGGAAAAACCCTCAATCCAAGGTGGTTATTTCACTTGTGGCGGGGCCCCAGCTGGAAAAATCCACCATTTGGGACATCCGTAACGAGCTTATATTCCGGGGCGTTCCGGCGGACTCTATCATTCTTGAAACTAAAGCCCGTAACACTTACGAGCACGCCAAGTTCATTAAAGAATCCACGATTGGCAATTTCGAGAAAGACAGCTATTTGATCGTCACATCTCCCACCCATATGCCCCGGTCGGTAATGACTTTCCGGTCCGCCGGTTTCAAGAACATATACGCGGTAACCAGCAAGGCGGTAGGGGATAAGGAATTCCTGGGGGAATGGACCTATATAAGGTACGACTTTTGGGCCGCCCTAAGCACACAAGTGGAGCTTTTCCGGGAGTTGTTCGCTATCGGGTTTTATAAAGTGACGGGACGGGCCTAG
- a CDS encoding sulfurtransferase TusA family protein, whose product MSIQPDEEIDIRGEVCPYTFVKSKLKIELMTPGQVLRIVTDHEPATKNVPRSMENEGHEILSPPHKIADNTWEFYIKKN is encoded by the coding sequence ATGAGCATCCAGCCCGATGAGGAAATAGACATCCGCGGAGAAGTGTGCCCGTACACTTTTGTGAAATCAAAGCTCAAGATAGAGTTGATGACTCCGGGCCAGGTTTTGCGGATAGTGACCGACCATGAGCCCGCCACCAAGAACGTGCCCAGGAGCATGGAGAACGAGGGACACGAGATACTCTCTCCGCCGCACAAGATTGCGGACAACACCTGGGAATTTTACATAAAGAAAAATTAA